One region of Candidatus Neomarinimicrobiota bacterium genomic DNA includes:
- a CDS encoding NTP transferase domain-containing protein, which translates to MSVETAIIPAGGLGTRMAPFSQCYPKEMVPVGVTPALFWICQELLDADVKKISVVLSPEKEDLSGLLIHNFPEISFTFITQDSPLGLADALLCAYKKINITPVHMVLPDNLCIEPGINVTRELTNAYTRVEHSVLGMIKVTRPKEAKLYGASGIGKFSVVKGNLYKIEHLQDKQEGPVGDYAEVPFLRTIGRGVLTEDFFDIALKLSSGSSNENEFDDVPIYQQLIADFALFGYLLPEMVYDIGNPDGYLAAQANLAQQRGVI; encoded by the coding sequence TTGAGCGTAGAGACTGCGATCATACCCGCCGGTGGGCTCGGTACGCGCATGGCGCCGTTCAGTCAGTGCTATCCCAAGGAAATGGTCCCGGTTGGTGTCACGCCGGCTTTATTCTGGATTTGCCAAGAACTCCTCGATGCGGACGTTAAGAAAATTTCCGTGGTTTTATCGCCTGAGAAAGAGGATCTAAGCGGATTGTTGATACATAATTTTCCGGAGATTTCGTTCACATTTATCACACAGGACAGCCCTCTCGGTCTTGCCGATGCATTACTCTGCGCATATAAAAAAATCAACATAACGCCAGTACACATGGTGCTTCCGGACAACCTCTGCATTGAGCCGGGAATAAATGTGACCAGGGAATTGACAAATGCCTATACCAGGGTTGAACATTCGGTGCTTGGTATGATTAAGGTGACCAGGCCGAAAGAGGCTAAACTGTACGGTGCCTCCGGAATAGGCAAATTCAGTGTGGTGAAAGGCAATCTGTATAAAATTGAACATCTGCAGGATAAGCAGGAAGGCCCGGTTGGTGATTATGCGGAAGTTCCGTTTTTACGAACAATAGGGAGGGGGGTGCTCACTGAAGATTTTTTCGATATTGCACTGAAACTCTCCTCAGGTAGCAGCAATGAAAACGAGTTTGACGATGTCCCCATCTACCAACAACTGATTGCGGATTTTGCACTTTTCGGATACCTTTTACCTGAAATGGTTTACGATATAGGTAATCCCGACGGATATTTGGCTGCGCAAGCTAACCTCGCGCAGCAGCGTGGAGTAATATGA
- a CDS encoding MBL fold metallo-hydrolase: MKLTILGSGTCIPAPNRGNSGYLLETGDSLILIDSGSGALRRVADYGFDYRKIRNVCYSHLHPDHTIDFVPFLFALKNDPDIKELHQLMVSAPVGFREYYAELVEVYGSWIQAEHLEVNITEHERRDIFPIDDITVETGPVVHSEESIAYRFTGNNGQTLVYSGDTGYSEEFAEFAKDADLLVIESAIPEGTDFEGHCSPSDAAKIAELAQAKKTVLTHFYPQVEQEDIPGVVQQYYSGEILLAEDGLNVDI; the protein is encoded by the coding sequence ATGAAGTTGACCATCCTTGGTTCGGGTACGTGTATTCCAGCACCAAACAGGGGAAACTCCGGCTATCTGCTTGAAACCGGAGATTCTCTGATTCTCATAGATAGCGGGTCCGGAGCACTTCGTAGAGTTGCGGATTACGGATTTGATTATCGGAAAATTCGAAACGTTTGCTACAGTCACCTACATCCGGACCATACCATAGATTTTGTGCCGTTTCTTTTTGCCCTGAAGAATGACCCGGATATCAAGGAACTTCACCAATTAATGGTGAGTGCACCAGTGGGTTTCAGGGAATATTATGCAGAATTGGTTGAAGTGTACGGCAGCTGGATTCAGGCGGAGCACCTGGAAGTAAATATCACCGAGCACGAGCGGAGAGACATTTTTCCAATAGATGACATTACCGTCGAAACCGGGCCAGTGGTGCATAGCGAAGAGAGTATCGCATATCGATTTACCGGGAATAACGGGCAGACGCTCGTATATTCCGGTGACACGGGTTATTCAGAAGAGTTCGCGGAATTTGCAAAAGATGCTGATTTGTTAGTAATTGAGTCTGCCATTCCGGAGGGAACCGATTTTGAAGGACACTGCTCACCATCTGATGCGGCAAAAATCGCAGAATTAGCTCAAGCGAAGAAAACGGTACTTACACATTTTTATCCACAGGTAGAGCAGGAGGATATTCCTGGAGTTGTTCAACAATATTATTCTGGTGAAATACTGCTTGCCGAGGATGGCCTAAATGTCGATATATAA
- a CDS encoding mechanosensitive ion channel — protein sequence MSIYKPINMKYLTLYIILILFPVFGLTQNPLQSNPLQQVRGQSTNTPADSGSADTSKVVQINRESINQRIDELQKRYKTLFDRDEIAFSKETFSNLWRDVQQAFRGETEVIANVKTAVNQYFSSWNHATNLFLAIIIVIGLLASFFPLKKFLNHRRNRLGESEILAFNTLGHVLEITLRALPTVYIMAGIWLIALVLSLQPNLYYAILRIAIAVIIYKLARWFLEVVFAPEEVHHRLVPCNTKIARYFFHIARSLLQWTLLYIIVLFTLQYLEYHQDFRYFIKFVYRVGAILLFTVLFARRDFTLSLIPKSEVKFYTRLRNFFNKTYYLVYTILLFTGLLSILGYSNLSSFIFSRAFYTAAIILIGILLNHILYDAINWIIPEEKRKSDEDEDSKTARFWDRVHTLSQFLVSALLILFGIVLIAKSWWLLGAQSILGSLRSLFTFTIFQVQDTPITPWSFIKAILIFIVFIYISKYFRRFLNHSVLQKTGLDRGARHAILTITNYIILVIGIVVAMESVGVQLTTLKVFAGALGLGIGFGLQNIANNFASGLIILFERPIKTKDFVHVGDILGTITNISARSTTILTRDNIAIIVPNSDFIEKTVINWSLNDTPTRVHIPISVEYGTDAEKIKEILLDLASEHPRVLKYPRPRVWFKEYGESALDFELLAWINDPQEGINNIQSDINFSIQKRFQEEGVGIPFPQRDIHMKIDDQNAIRFRKLLSGEAVKVKDEVETDNPGGTEEETNGEND from the coding sequence ATGTCGATATATAAGCCAATTAACATGAAATACCTTACGTTATACATTATACTAATTTTGTTTCCGGTTTTCGGATTGACTCAAAACCCACTCCAGTCTAACCCGCTGCAGCAGGTTCGAGGGCAATCAACGAATACTCCGGCAGACTCTGGCAGTGCGGACACTTCCAAGGTTGTCCAGATTAACCGGGAATCCATCAATCAGCGCATCGACGAGCTGCAAAAGCGATATAAAACACTGTTTGACCGGGATGAGATTGCCTTTTCAAAGGAGACCTTTTCAAATCTCTGGAGAGATGTGCAGCAGGCATTTCGCGGGGAAACTGAAGTTATTGCCAACGTAAAAACTGCCGTAAACCAGTATTTCTCCAGCTGGAATCATGCCACAAACCTGTTTCTCGCCATAATCATTGTTATTGGCCTGCTTGCATCATTTTTTCCGTTAAAGAAGTTTTTAAACCATCGGCGTAACCGACTTGGTGAGAGTGAAATACTGGCGTTTAATACGCTTGGACACGTCCTGGAAATTACATTGCGTGCGCTTCCGACTGTCTACATCATGGCCGGCATTTGGCTGATTGCCCTAGTACTGAGTCTGCAGCCCAATCTATATTATGCAATCTTACGTATCGCGATAGCGGTTATTATATATAAGCTCGCACGGTGGTTTCTGGAGGTGGTGTTTGCTCCTGAGGAAGTTCATCACCGGCTTGTGCCGTGTAACACGAAAATAGCCCGGTATTTTTTCCACATAGCACGATCGCTGCTCCAGTGGACGCTGTTGTACATTATTGTACTTTTCACCCTGCAGTACCTGGAATACCACCAGGATTTTAGGTATTTTATTAAGTTTGTCTATCGGGTCGGGGCAATCCTCCTGTTTACAGTACTCTTTGCAAGGAGGGATTTTACGCTCTCCCTGATTCCAAAAAGTGAAGTGAAATTCTACACCCGGCTCCGAAATTTCTTTAATAAGACGTACTACCTTGTTTACACAATTTTACTCTTCACCGGATTATTATCAATTTTAGGTTACTCCAACCTGTCGTCATTTATATTCAGCAGGGCGTTTTACACGGCAGCTATTATTCTTATAGGCATTCTTCTTAATCATATCCTGTATGATGCCATCAACTGGATCATTCCGGAAGAAAAACGCAAATCTGATGAGGATGAAGATTCAAAGACGGCACGGTTTTGGGACCGGGTGCATACACTATCGCAATTCCTTGTTTCAGCGCTGCTGATCCTGTTTGGAATAGTACTGATAGCAAAATCCTGGTGGTTACTGGGTGCACAATCGATTTTGGGGTCTCTGAGATCACTATTTACGTTTACAATTTTCCAGGTGCAGGATACACCGATCACGCCGTGGTCGTTTATCAAGGCAATCCTGATATTCATTGTATTTATTTACATTTCCAAATACTTCCGCCGGTTCCTGAATCATAGTGTATTGCAGAAAACCGGCCTGGACAGGGGAGCGCGGCATGCGATTTTAACCATCACCAATTACATTATCCTGGTTATCGGTATTGTGGTGGCCATGGAAAGTGTTGGCGTCCAGCTGACTACCCTGAAGGTCTTTGCTGGTGCACTGGGGCTCGGTATTGGGTTTGGGTTGCAGAATATTGCTAATAACTTTGCGAGCGGACTCATAATTCTGTTTGAGCGCCCGATTAAAACCAAGGATTTTGTACATGTGGGTGATATCCTCGGAACGATTACCAATATTTCTGCCAGAAGTACGACTATTCTGACGCGAGACAACATTGCAATTATAGTCCCCAATTCCGATTTCATTGAGAAAACCGTCATCAACTGGAGTCTGAATGATACACCGACACGGGTTCATATTCCTATCAGTGTGGAGTACGGTACGGACGCGGAAAAGATAAAGGAAATCCTATTGGATCTCGCCAGTGAGCATCCGCGGGTATTGAAGTATCCCAGGCCCAGGGTATGGTTTAAGGAGTATGGCGAGAGTGCACTCGACTTTGAGTTACTGGCATGGATCAACGATCCCCAGGAGGGGATTAATAACATTCAAAGTGATATTAATTTCAGCATTCAAAAACGCTTCCAGGAAGAAGGTGTTGGCATACCATTTCCGCAGCGCGATATTCATATGAAAATTGACGATCAGAATGCCATCCGGTTCCGGAAATTATTGTCGGGAGAAGCAGTTAAGGTAAAGGATGAAGTAGAGACGGATAATCCCGGTGGTACTGAGGAAGAAACGAACGGGGAGAATGACTAA
- a CDS encoding NAD-binding protein has protein sequence MTKISQNSQGIGSRATNIGRILLIILTVILVGSGGYIYFEGWSFLNSLYMTIITLSTVGFREIGPLTPIGQIWTILLIVFGITIIGYTGITQVSRYLIEFPFLRERSLLRKIRKMKDHYIICGYGRMGRVIADDFRQRGRDTVIIENDPDIISTLAEQGYTYIDDTAVEDDALKKAGVESAKGLVAVLSTDADNLFVTLSARNLNPDLFILTRCSEAGTQEKMRTAGANKVVNPYEIGGHKMAQMVLSPHVDDFIEIVSRQRKLNLAIDQIRVFEQSELSGAKLMDTPIRSKFDTIITAILDSSNEMKFNPSSNTVINSGDTLICIGERDNLEQLELLARGQSA, from the coding sequence ATGACTAAAATATCTCAGAATAGCCAGGGAATTGGTTCACGGGCTACGAACATAGGACGGATTCTGCTAATTATCCTGACTGTGATTTTGGTAGGATCCGGGGGATATATATACTTTGAGGGATGGTCATTTCTGAATTCGCTGTATATGACCATCATAACACTCAGTACTGTGGGATTCCGGGAAATCGGGCCGTTGACGCCCATTGGGCAAATCTGGACGATACTCCTGATCGTTTTTGGCATTACAATCATCGGGTACACCGGGATTACGCAGGTTTCGCGGTACCTTATAGAATTTCCGTTTTTACGTGAACGTTCACTTTTACGAAAGATTCGAAAAATGAAAGATCACTACATTATTTGTGGTTACGGGCGAATGGGACGAGTTATAGCCGACGATTTCCGCCAGCGAGGCCGGGATACGGTCATCATAGAGAACGATCCTGATATCATTTCAACGCTGGCGGAACAGGGATATACTTATATAGACGACACCGCCGTGGAGGACGACGCATTGAAGAAAGCAGGTGTAGAGTCCGCAAAAGGTCTCGTGGCTGTGCTTTCAACGGATGCCGACAACCTGTTTGTGACGCTTTCTGCGCGAAACCTAAATCCCGACCTGTTTATTTTGACACGTTGCAGCGAGGCCGGAACCCAGGAAAAAATGCGAACAGCCGGCGCAAATAAGGTAGTTAATCCGTACGAGATTGGTGGACACAAGATGGCGCAGATGGTGCTATCGCCGCATGTGGACGATTTTATTGAAATTGTGTCGCGGCAGCGGAAGCTGAATTTGGCGATAGACCAAATAAGAGTATTTGAGCAATCAGAGCTCTCGGGAGCCAAATTAATGGACACGCCTATCCGGAGCAAGTTTGATACGATTATTACGGCAATCCTGGACAGTTCCAACGAAATGAAATTCAATCCGTCCTCAAATACCGTAATCAACTCGGGTGACACACTAATCTGCATCGGAGAGAGAGACAATCTTGAACAACTGGAGCTGCTCGCCAGAGGGCAATCAGCATAG
- the leuS gene encoding leucine--tRNA ligase — protein sequence MHEEAEHYPFREVETKWRNYWQENGLHEPDLDNPDDKLYTLVMFSYPSGDKLHCGHWYNFGPTDTWARFQRMNGKNVFEPMGFDAFGLPAENYAIKHGIHPDKSTQANIDYMRKQLRQIGAMYDWRNEVDTSDPDYYKWTQWIFLKLYEEGLAYKENAPVNWCPSCETVLANEQVIEGKCERCDSEVEKKKLEQWFFKITDYAEELLEGLERIDWPEKTKAMQRHWIGKSVGAEMMFPLAEQDEEEIKVFTTRPDTIYGATYMVLAPEHPLVEEITTEQQRIEVEEYVAKALRASDIDRLAEDREKTGVFTGAYAINPFTKARIPIWIADYVLYTYGTGAIMAVPAHDERDYEFARKYDLSIEEVISPDGDSHGTDTSYTEYGVLINSEEYSGLSSEKAIKKIAGDCEERGIGKASVQYRLRDWLISRQRYWGAPIPVVYCDDCGTVPVPVDDLPVELPRDLDLRDTQGSGIAPLGHSDEFLNTSCPECGSEATREIDTMDTFVDSSWYFLRYVDARYEDGPWNPERVKEWLPVDQYVGGAEHATMHLLYARFVIKALHDAGLLDFDEPFQRLLHQGTITKDGSKMSKSRGNTVSPDEFIDDYGSDIFRMYLMFMGPYEDGGDWSDKGIVGIDRFVNRMWRLVNSHADTDIMECSDDELLRIMHNTIKSVLEDTADFKFNTALSRIMEYVNAMYKTGADIARENLDVLVRLIAPFAPHLGEELWVRLGNEPSIFETAMPEYREDLLQDETVEIVIQVNGKVRDSFHAPADASKKALKEQAIGREKVQKYTEGKEIGKTIVIPNRLVNIVVK from the coding sequence GTGCACGAGGAAGCAGAACACTATCCGTTCCGGGAAGTCGAAACCAAATGGCGCAATTACTGGCAGGAAAATGGATTACACGAACCGGATTTAGATAATCCGGACGATAAACTCTATACACTTGTAATGTTTAGCTATCCATCAGGAGACAAACTCCATTGTGGCCACTGGTATAACTTTGGGCCGACCGACACCTGGGCCAGATTTCAGCGAATGAACGGAAAAAACGTGTTCGAACCCATGGGATTTGATGCCTTTGGGCTTCCGGCGGAGAATTACGCCATTAAGCACGGTATCCACCCGGACAAGAGTACTCAGGCCAATATCGATTACATGCGGAAACAACTACGCCAGATTGGTGCGATGTACGACTGGCGAAATGAGGTGGATACCAGCGATCCCGACTATTATAAATGGACTCAGTGGATATTTCTGAAGTTATATGAGGAGGGGTTAGCCTACAAAGAAAATGCACCGGTCAATTGGTGCCCGAGTTGTGAGACAGTGCTGGCGAACGAGCAGGTGATTGAGGGGAAGTGTGAACGTTGCGACAGTGAAGTTGAAAAGAAAAAGCTGGAGCAGTGGTTTTTTAAAATTACCGACTACGCCGAGGAATTGCTCGAGGGCCTGGAACGCATCGACTGGCCAGAGAAGACCAAGGCCATGCAGCGGCACTGGATTGGTAAGAGTGTTGGGGCGGAAATGATGTTCCCACTCGCGGAGCAGGATGAAGAGGAGATTAAGGTATTTACCACGCGCCCCGATACGATTTATGGCGCGACTTATATGGTGCTTGCCCCCGAGCATCCGCTGGTTGAGGAAATTACCACTGAACAGCAACGCATTGAAGTTGAAGAATATGTGGCTAAAGCACTGAGAGCCAGCGACATCGATCGCTTGGCGGAAGATCGTGAAAAGACCGGTGTTTTTACCGGAGCATATGCGATAAACCCCTTTACCAAGGCCCGGATTCCTATCTGGATAGCCGATTACGTGCTCTATACCTACGGTACCGGTGCCATTATGGCCGTTCCTGCGCATGATGAACGTGATTATGAATTTGCCCGAAAATACGACTTGTCCATTGAAGAGGTTATCAGCCCCGACGGGGATTCGCATGGGACTGATACCAGTTATACGGAATACGGTGTGTTAATCAATTCCGAGGAATACAGCGGACTGTCCTCAGAAAAAGCCATCAAAAAGATAGCGGGAGACTGCGAGGAACGGGGTATAGGAAAGGCGAGTGTTCAATACCGGCTCCGTGACTGGCTTATATCCAGGCAACGTTACTGGGGAGCGCCGATTCCGGTTGTCTATTGCGATGACTGCGGTACGGTACCGGTTCCGGTGGACGATCTGCCGGTTGAGTTGCCCAGAGATTTGGATCTCCGGGATACCCAGGGCAGTGGGATTGCACCGCTGGGGCATTCAGACGAATTCCTGAACACCTCGTGTCCGGAATGCGGAAGCGAAGCCACCAGAGAAATTGATACCATGGATACCTTTGTCGATTCGTCCTGGTATTTTCTCAGATACGTAGATGCCCGGTATGAAGACGGTCCATGGAATCCCGAGCGGGTAAAAGAGTGGCTCCCGGTGGATCAGTACGTCGGCGGCGCCGAACATGCCACTATGCATTTGCTGTACGCCAGGTTCGTGATTAAAGCATTGCACGATGCTGGCTTACTCGATTTTGATGAACCGTTTCAGCGCCTGTTGCACCAGGGGACTATTACCAAAGATGGCTCTAAGATGTCGAAATCGCGGGGAAATACGGTCTCCCCGGATGAATTTATTGACGATTACGGCTCGGATATTTTTCGGATGTATCTGATGTTTATGGGGCCGTACGAGGACGGCGGAGACTGGAGCGATAAAGGCATCGTTGGAATAGACCGGTTTGTGAACCGTATGTGGCGGCTGGTGAACTCCCATGCCGATACCGATATCATGGAATGTTCCGATGACGAATTGCTGCGCATTATGCACAACACAATCAAGAGTGTGCTGGAGGATACGGCCGACTTTAAGTTTAATACCGCTCTCAGCCGAATCATGGAATATGTGAATGCGATGTACAAAACGGGCGCGGATATCGCCCGGGAAAACCTTGATGTCCTTGTGCGATTAATCGCACCGTTCGCTCCACACCTTGGCGAGGAACTCTGGGTTCGATTAGGGAATGAACCATCTATCTTTGAGACCGCGATGCCTGAATACCGCGAAGACCTGCTTCAGGATGAAACCGTCGAAATCGTTATCCAGGTAAATGGCAAAGTCAGAGATTCTTTCCACGCTCCTGCAGATGCCAGTAAAAAAGCGTTAAAAGAACAGGCAATCGGCAGGGAAAAGGTGCAGAAATACACTGAGGGAAAAGAGATTGGGAAAACAATCGTCATCCCGAATCGACTCGTGAACATTGTTGTAAAATAG
- a CDS encoding cystathionine gamma-synthase family protein: protein MSRSHKSKTINDHRLSPESLMMSYGYKPEWSEGAIKCPIFQTSTFVFETAEEGKAFFEVAYGLREQRKNEKLGLIYSRLNNPDLEILEDRLTLWDDAEAAAVFESGMSAITTTLLEVLRPGDAILHSEPVYGGTDYLLKHILPEFGIKSIGFPAKADRKDIVEILAEELGDSTLGMIYIETPANPTNDLIDIRMCRELADEYSSNDKNPLVAVDNTFLGPLWQHPLKHGADLVLYSATKYIGGHSDLIAGVCLGSKELIHQIQNFRTITGTMCGPWTGWMLLRSLETLKLRMTSQVENAKYIGDYLNSHSKVNEIHYLGNLTEDDPQYEVYQRQCEAPGAMISFTIEGGEAEAFRFLNALQMIHLAVSLGGTESLAEHPGTMTHADITPTDQRRMGITPNLVRLSIGVENKEDIRADLNQALEAV, encoded by the coding sequence ATGAGCAGGTCGCATAAGTCCAAAACTATTAACGATCACCGTCTATCCCCGGAGAGCCTGATGATGAGTTACGGATATAAGCCGGAATGGTCGGAAGGGGCAATAAAGTGCCCGATTTTCCAGACATCTACCTTTGTCTTTGAAACGGCAGAAGAGGGGAAAGCCTTTTTTGAAGTGGCATACGGCTTACGGGAACAGCGGAAAAATGAAAAGCTCGGGCTGATTTACAGCCGGTTAAATAATCCCGACCTGGAAATCCTGGAGGATCGTCTCACGCTCTGGGACGATGCTGAAGCAGCCGCAGTCTTCGAGAGCGGGATGTCAGCCATCACAACAACACTCCTTGAAGTACTCCGTCCCGGCGATGCGATTTTGCATAGTGAGCCTGTTTATGGCGGCACAGATTATCTGCTCAAGCACATCCTGCCGGAGTTCGGCATCAAGTCAATCGGATTCCCGGCGAAGGCAGACAGGAAAGATATCGTAGAAATTCTGGCGGAGGAGCTTGGCGATAGTACTTTGGGGATGATCTATATTGAAACGCCGGCCAACCCGACAAATGACCTGATTGATATCCGGATGTGCCGTGAATTGGCAGACGAATATTCATCCAATGATAAAAACCCCCTTGTCGCAGTTGATAATACCTTTCTGGGACCGCTATGGCAACATCCCTTGAAGCATGGGGCAGATTTGGTGCTATATTCGGCGACAAAATATATCGGTGGCCACAGCGACCTGATTGCCGGGGTCTGTCTTGGTTCAAAGGAATTGATCCATCAAATCCAGAACTTCCGGACTATCACCGGCACCATGTGCGGCCCATGGACAGGGTGGATGCTCCTGCGCAGCCTTGAGACCCTCAAGTTACGCATGACGTCACAAGTTGAAAACGCCAAGTATATAGGAGATTACCTAAATTCACACTCCAAGGTTAACGAGATACATTATCTTGGCAATTTAACGGAAGACGATCCGCAATACGAAGTATATCAACGCCAATGTGAAGCCCCTGGGGCCATGATTTCCTTTACCATAGAAGGTGGGGAAGCAGAAGCATTTCGGTTCTTAAATGCTCTTCAGATGATACACCTGGCCGTGAGTCTTGGTGGTACGGAATCTCTGGCAGAACATCCCGGAACCATGACCCATGCTGACATTACCCCGACAGATCAGCGGCGTATGGGGATTACACCGAATTTAGTCCGATTATCTATTGGTGTCGAAAATAAGGAAGACATACGGGCTGACTTGAATCAGGCCCTGGAAGCCGTTTAA